DNA from Metabacillus flavus:
ATTGCAAGATCATGACAGGTCATCTGTAAGAAAAATTGATGCTGCCTCATGCTTTCTTCCGTTCTATTATTAAATTTTTGCCATGGGAAAAGCTCATTTCGGTGTATGGAGACTCCATTTTTCAACCGGCGTTCCTGAATTGGCAGTAATCGTTATGTTAGCAGCAGCCAACGGGTTCGCAATCCTCTATATTATTCTTCCGTTTTTCAATAAGAATAGAAAATCCGTTCATGACTGCGCTGCCGGAACGATCGTCAGCAAAAAAGAAAAACCTCATGACAGTCAATGAGGTTTTTTTAAATCGGCAGGCATAGCTTCATAAAGAAGATCGGCGAGGTGAACGGCTTTCATTTTATCCGATAGACCTTCACGCTCAATCCCGAGCTTCATTTGAAGAAGACAGCCGGGATTTGCGGTGACAATGATGGCTGCCCTTGAGGCTTTCGCCTGCTCCATTTTATGATCTAAGATCTGCATGCTCATCTCAGATTCTACAATGTTATAAATTCCAGCAGATCCGCAGCAGCGATCTGCATCCTTCATCTCCCGGAATTCAGAGCCTTCAATCGCGTTCAGAAGTTTCCGGGGAGCAGAGGAGGTGTGCATGACGTTTCTCAGATGGCAGGAATCCTGATAGGTGATGACGGACGGGGGAAGCGAGAGCGAGCCGTTTTTATGGAAATCGCACGCGATCAGCACCTCTGTAAAATCCTTCAGCTTTGCTGAAAACGTGATTGCCCGTTCGTGCCATTCCGGTTCGTCTTGAAGGAGGTGGCCGTATTCAATCAGAAAAGCACCGCAGCCGCCTGCATTGGTGATGATATAGTCAGCGTCCAGATCCTCGAATGCCTGAATGTTCCGTTTGGCAAGCTCTTTTCCTTCAGCCTTTTCACCGCTGTGTCCGTGCAGTGCTCCGCAGCATGCCTGTTTTTTTGGGATGACGATCTCGCAGCCGGCAGCCTGAAGGAGCTTGGCCGTCGCATTGTTGGTCTCCATAAACATCGTATCCATCAAACAGCCGCTGAAAAAAGCAACCCTTTTAGTGGCCGTACCCCGTGCCGGCAAAAATTCGGGACGGTTCTTCATCTCTTTCATCGTCGGTACGGCAGGCAGCACTTTTTCCATCGTTGCGAGTGTTTCAGGAAAAAGCTTCATCACGCCCGTATTCCGAGCAAGCTTCTGCAAACCGGACCGCTGATAAAAGCCAAGCAGCCCTGTAACATTCCTCATCCGGTTCTGATGAGGGAATAACTGATGAAATGCAGCCTTCCGCATTACCCGGACAGGCAGTGAGTGCTTTTTATTCTGATTGATAATATCCCGGGCTTCTTCCAGAAAATGGCCATAATTCACACCGGAGGGACAAACCGGTTCACATGCCCGGCAGCCAAGGCAAAGATTCAGTGAGCGCTCCACATCTTCATCCGGTTCGATTAATCCGTCCACGACACCTTTCATTAAAGCGATCCGGCCCCTTGGCGAATGGGCCTCGTCAAAGCCTGACTCAATATAGGTGGGGCAGGAGGGCAGGCAAAAGCCGCACCTCATGCAGTTCAGCAGTTCGTCTTCATTCATGCGCTCCTTGAACTGTGCCTGGATTTTTTCGCGTTCCTGTACCGTTGTCATGATGATACAACCACCCTTTTTCTAGTGTCCTTCGCAAATACTTTCCCGGGATTCATGATGTTGGCAGGATCCAGTGCACTCTTTACTGCCTTCATGGCGGAAATGCCTGCGGCTCCGAGTTTTAATTCAAGATATGGCGCCTTCATTTCCCCGACGCCATGCTCACCAGTAATGGTCCCGCCTAGCTCAATGGCCTTTTCAAAAATGGCGGCAAACGCTTTTTCAACCCGTTCCATTTCATCATGGTCCCGGGCATCGGTTGCAACGGTCGGATGAAGATTCCCGTCGCCGGCGTGACCGAACGTACAGATTTGGACATTGAATCTTTCGCCGATTTCGTTAATGGCCGTCACCATCCTGGCAATCTCAGACCTTGGAACCGTAGCGTCTTCTAGAATGGTCGTGGGCTTCAGCCTGGCAAGCGCGGATAATGCAGAGCGCCTCGCTGTTCTTAACGCTTCAGCTTCTTCATTTGTCTTCGCCAGCTGAACCGAAACGGCCTGCTCCTGCTTGCAGATATCCGCCATTTTCAGCATGTCTCCTGCAACGAGGTCAGCTGGACCGTCCTGTTCAATGAGCAGAACGGCTTTTACATCGGTCGGCAGTCCAATCCTGGCAAAGTCTTCGACCACTTTTAGTGTTGGCTGATCCAAAAACTCCAGTGTAGCCGGGATGATTTTATTGGCGATAATCTTTGAAACCGATCTTGCAGCCGCCCCCAAATCTTGATAAAGAGCGAGCATCGTGCTTTTCGTTTCCGGCATCGGAATCAGCTTCAGTGTTGCTTCAGTCAAAATCCCGAGGGTCCCTTCAGAACCGACAAACAATCTGGTAAAATCATAGCCTGCCACATCCTTCGCAAGCTTTCCGCCTGTCCGGATGACGTCTCCGTTTGCGAGAACGATCTCCAGAGCCATTACATAATCACGGGTAACGCCATATTTTAGCCCGCGGAGCCCGCCTGAGTTTTCGTTGATATTTCCTCCGATTGTGGAAATTTTCATGGAGCTTGGATCAGGAGGATAGAAGAGTCCGCGTGCCTCAACTTCATTAATAATATCCAATGTTACGGCACCTGGCTGAACCGTCACAGTCAGGTTTTCCTCATCGATTTCAAGAATTTTGTTCATATGCTTAAATAAAAGGACAATCCCGCCTTCTGTGGGACAGGTGCCTGCGCATAGATTTGTTCCAGAACCTCTGGGTACAATCGGGACGTTATATTGCCCGCAAAGCTTTACCACTTGTGATACTTCTTCAGCAGACCTTGGTGAGACTACAGCATCAGGCAGCGCCTGGAAGTTTGGTGTAGCATCATAGGAATACACAAGCCGGCTTGCATTGGAATCCTCCACGTTGCTTTTGCCGACAGCAGCGATCAGTTTTTCTTTAAATTCTAGGTTCAGCATCTATATCCCCCTGTACAGGTAAGCGTTTTCTCTTAGTATAAAAGAAAGCGGGCTCAGCCCGCTATGTAGATTCCTATAAAAATATGGCGGGAAACCCGTGTTTATTTTGGCTGTTTATCCATAAGCATGACGGCAAGATAAAGAATGAGCGCATCATTGAGCCTGGAAGGATTCAGCCCGGTCAGCTCTTCTATTTTTTTTATCCGGTAATGGAGCGTATTGATATGAATAGGCAAAGCTTCAGCTGTTTTTTTCAAAGAATGATTTTTCTCAAAAAGAACGGACAATGTTGTAAATAAATCACCCTCCGTTAATAGAGGGGAAATGGTGCGCTCAATATATTCCTCTTTTGTTTTCAGACTGATTTCATTCAACAGCATTTCAATGGTTAAATCTTCATCAAAAACAATCCGCGCATCATTGGGGCTATGCGACTGGAGGGCCCGTTCTGCTTGCAGATATGAGTCAGAGAGTCTGGAAGGGCGTACGGACTTTCCGGCTCCAATCAAAACATGTGTCCTGAATTCTTCTTCTAAAAATTGGTGAAAGGATCGTATTCTTCCTTTTGTATAGGCGGTGTCTCCTGAATGAAAAATCATCACGATCCGGTTGTTTCCCCATTGCACCAAAAGATCTTCGGGATGGCTGTTTTGCCAGGTTTGGATGACAGAGGATATGCCTTTGTAATAAAGACCTTCATCGGGAATAGCCGCTATGGCTGCCAATCGCTGGATGGTTAAGTCGATATTCAGAAGCCGGGCCCGGTTCGTGAAAGCAGAAGTCCATTCCTTCAGCTGAATCCAGTCGAATACAAAGGCTTCCCGGGTCCGGGCTTCCCAGTTTAACTGTTCTGTATAGTAGCTTTCGTTGACAAGAAGTTCGGTCATTTTCCGGATGACTTCTCCGAAGGGGGATATTTCTTCAGGTATCCCGGTGATGCCGATTACGCCGGCCACCTCTCCCTGAAAAAACACAGGGAGATTAATCCCGGCTTTTACACCGGCTAGAGTCTGTTCATCCTTTTTGGAAATGATGACCTTACGCTTTTCGACTGAAGCGATTTGCGCCCCTTCATGGAAGTCTCCTACCCGGCTGTCATCGGTGCTTGCGATAATCGTTCCTTCAGGAGTTACAACGATCACATCTTCCTCAATTACCTTTTTTACTTCTTCCACGATTTTAGCGGCAAGTGCAGGCAGCAGCATCGTATACACTCCTTCGATTCTGTTCTGCGCCCATTATACCAAAGACATCGCTTACGGAATCATCCACTGCAGGAAGTTGTGCTGAAGCCAAGTAATCAGTCCGACAATCAAGAGCAGAAAGAGACTGTGCTTAATGGTAAATCGGAACAGATGAGACTCTTTCCCTGCCAGCCCAACTGCCGCACATGCGACTGCAATGGATTGAGGGGAGATCATTTTACCGGTCACTCCCCCGGAAGAGTTGGCAGCAATCGCAAGAATCGGATCCATGCCGATGGAAGTGGCCGTTACCTTCTGAAGATTGCCAAACAGTAAATTGGCAGACGTATCCGAACCGGTGATAAAGACACCAAGCCAGCCCAGGAAAGGGGAGAAGAATGGGAACAAATCTCCTGTGTGGGCAAGCGTCATGCCAAGGGTTGTGCTCATACCCGATGCATTGGTGATGTAGGCAAATCCAACAACCGATCCAATGGTTAAAATCGGCATCTTCAGCTCGCCAAAGGTCTCGCCAAACGTTTTCGCCCAGCTTTTCCAGGAAATGTTCACAACGAATTTCGTCACAATGGCTGCCAGTAAAATCGCGGTTCCTGCAGCACCCAGTACTTCAAGCTTATAAAAGGCGGGAATCGGATCACCCGAACCCCCAATGATTTTGTTGTGAAGAAGCGGGACCTCGGGACTAAAGGTCAGGAGGTGGCCGATCGAATTAATCGCTTTCAAAAATACGTTTTCTCCTTCGTAGTGACCTGTCAGCGCAAGCTTCACAGCAGGGATTCCCCATAGTGAAATGAAAAGAGTCAGGATCAAAAACGGCGACCATGCTTTTAATACTTGTCCCCTTGTATAGCCTGCAGGCGGATCATTGATTTTCAATGCTTCCGAAGCGGCCGCAGTTTCTGCTTCTGATTTGAACCTATAAATCGTTTTCGGTTTCCAGAATTTCAGGAACACCGTTAACGCAATAAGAGAAACGAGAGCAGATAGAATATCAGGCAGCTCAGGTCCGATGAAATTTGAACTTACATATTGAGTAAGTGCAAACGAAATCCCAGAGACGAGTATGGCCGGCATAATTTCAACGGCCCGTTTAAATCCTGCCATCACGATGACAAGGTAAAGAGGAATAAACACCGAAATGAACGGGAGCTGCCGCCCAACCATTTTGGAGATTTCCATAGCTGATTCACCCGTAGGTCCGGCTACCGCTATAATTGGAATTCCGATGGCCCCGAAAGCCACAGGGGCTGTATTCGCAATCAAGCAGATTCCGGCTGCATAAAGAGGATTGAAGCCCAGTCCGGCTAAAAGGGCAGCGGATATGGCAACCGGTGCACCAAATCCTGCAGCTCCTTCTAGGAATGCCCCGAATGAGAAGGCAATCAATAACGCTTGCAATCTGCGGTCCTCAGTAATGGAAAGTACCGAGTTTCGGATAATATCAAACTGTCCTGTTTTAACGGTCAGTTTATACAGGAAAACCGAGGTGATGATGATCCATCCAATGGGAAGGATCCCGTATACGGCGCCTTGGGTGGCCGACATTGCGACTGTTTGAACCGGCATTTTATATGCGAATATGGCAACCGCAAATGCCACAAGCAGCGTGGTAATTCCAGCCCAATGCCCTTTCATTCTTTTTATGGCAAGCGCCCAGAAAAAGTATAACGCCGGGATCAGCGCAATAATTGCTGAGAGTGCGAGATTATCTCCCACAGGAGTAAAGTCTTGGGTCCAATTCATGGTTTTTCCTCCTTAATTCACGGTTCTTTTTGTAAACGATTACATTGCGTTGCATCAGAAAAACTCTTATTAACAGTAAAGTATAATGAATGCCAAGAAGCCATTCTATGTGTGTACCTATAAAAAATAAGAGCCTTTCCTTGCTTTTTTTTGTAGATTTAACCAATTCATTACATGAAGGTGATAAGGTCATCTGATGACTGATTCTCTGGTAAGAGTATAAATGGTCGGCAATCGTTTAATCAACTGTTTTCTGAATTTTCTTTCGCTGCTTTATCAAAAGCTGTCTGCAGAGTATACTTGATACAGATGGAAGCCAGCAGAGGTGAAGGATACAGTGAATTACAAACAAATCAAACCCAAAAAAATATACGAAGAGGTCGCTGAAGCGATTCTTGAATCAATAAAAGAAGGGGCTATCAAGCCAGGAGAAAGGCTGAATTCCGTTCAGCAGCTCTCAGAAGATTTCAATGTCGGAAGATCGGCGATCCGCGAAGCGCTAAGCGCACTGAGAGCAATGGGAATGATCGAAATGAAGCAGGGTGAGGGAACGTATGTAAAGAAGTTCGATCCGAACGCAATTGGAGGCTCCCTCTTTTCCGCCGTTCTTATGGATCGGGAGGCGATAGCCCATCTCCTTGAAGTCCGAAAAATACTGGAAGCCGGCATCGCTGCCTCCGCAGCAAGGAACCGTACAGATGAAGATTTGAACAAGCTTAAAGAAATTCTTCTCGAGATGAAAGGCACAATCGGAAACGAAGAGCTTGGAGAAAAGTCCGATTTTGATTTTCATATGGCCATTGCCCAGTCTTCCCGCAATCCGATGCTGATGGGTCTGATGAACAATGTTTCTGAAATGATGCTCAATACAATGCGGGAAACGCGAAGAATCTGGCTTTATTCGAAACAGACAACATCAAAGCGCCTGTACCAGGAGCATGTGAAGATTTTTGAAGCCATTTCGGATAAAGACGAAGCACTGGCACAGGATTTAATGATGAGCCATCTGGTGAAGGTGGAAGAGGTTTTGATGAAATATTTAAAGAGGTAGGAATGGGAAGCAGACGACAGTTTGCTTTCTTTTTTTTGACAGGATGATTTAAACCGATCTAATTTTATTAAAACGGTTAATGGTAATATTTAATTATAAAATTAAATTATTTAATAAATAATCTTTATTTTATAAAATTTTTTAAGTTTATATTTGATATAATTAAAAAAATAGTATAATATGGTTAATATCAGAAAGGAGCAAAATATGGCATATCCTTTACTCACAAATTGCCCGGTATGCAGCGAATCATTAAAAATTACAAAGCTGCATTGCGGACATTGTCAGACAACTATAGAAAATGAATTTGAAGCTTCAAAACTGTCTTCTTTAGGTCAGGAACAACTGCATTTTATTGAAACTTTCCTTAAATGCCGCGGGAATATAAAAGAAGTGGAGAAGGAATTAGGCATTTCCTATCCAACGGTCAGGGGTAAATTAGATGATATCATTTCCATCCTGGGATATAACACACAAAAGAAACCGGGAGTCGATAAGAAAAAGATTGTAGGTCTTTTAGAAAAGGGAGAAATT
Protein-coding regions in this window:
- a CDS encoding (Fe-S)-binding protein, with product MTTVQEREKIQAQFKERMNEDELLNCMRCGFCLPSCPTYIESGFDEAHSPRGRIALMKGVVDGLIEPDEDVERSLNLCLGCRACEPVCPSGVNYGHFLEEARDIINQNKKHSLPVRVMRKAAFHQLFPHQNRMRNVTGLLGFYQRSGLQKLARNTGVMKLFPETLATMEKVLPAVPTMKEMKNRPEFLPARGTATKRVAFFSGCLMDTMFMETNNATAKLLQAAGCEIVIPKKQACCGALHGHSGEKAEGKELAKRNIQAFEDLDADYIITNAGGCGAFLIEYGHLLQDEPEWHERAITFSAKLKDFTEVLIACDFHKNGSLSLPPSVITYQDSCHLRNVMHTSSAPRKLLNAIEGSEFREMKDADRCCGSAGIYNIVESEMSMQILDHKMEQAKASRAAIIVTANPGCLLQMKLGIEREGLSDKMKAVHLADLLYEAMPADLKKPH
- a CDS encoding DUF2089 domain-containing protein, which produces MAYPLLTNCPVCSESLKITKLHCGHCQTTIENEFEASKLSSLGQEQLHFIETFLKCRGNIKEVEKELGISYPTVRGKLDDIISILGYNTQKKPGVDKKKIVGLLEKGEITAEEAIRLLKEGETE
- the glcD gene encoding glycolate oxidase subunit GlcD — encoded protein: MLNLEFKEKLIAAVGKSNVEDSNASRLVYSYDATPNFQALPDAVVSPRSAEEVSQVVKLCGQYNVPIVPRGSGTNLCAGTCPTEGGIVLLFKHMNKILEIDEENLTVTVQPGAVTLDIINEVEARGLFYPPDPSSMKISTIGGNINENSGGLRGLKYGVTRDYVMALEIVLANGDVIRTGGKLAKDVAGYDFTRLFVGSEGTLGILTEATLKLIPMPETKSTMLALYQDLGAAARSVSKIIANKIIPATLEFLDQPTLKVVEDFARIGLPTDVKAVLLIEQDGPADLVAGDMLKMADICKQEQAVSVQLAKTNEEAEALRTARRSALSALARLKPTTILEDATVPRSEIARMVTAINEIGERFNVQICTFGHAGDGNLHPTVATDARDHDEMERVEKAFAAIFEKAIELGGTITGEHGVGEMKAPYLELKLGAAGISAMKAVKSALDPANIMNPGKVFAKDTRKRVVVSS
- a CDS encoding RDD family protein, translated to MAVIVMLAAANGFAILYIILPFFNKNRKSVHDCAAGTIVSKKEKPHDSQ
- a CDS encoding L-lactate permease, which gives rise to MNWTQDFTPVGDNLALSAIIALIPALYFFWALAIKRMKGHWAGITTLLVAFAVAIFAYKMPVQTVAMSATQGAVYGILPIGWIIITSVFLYKLTVKTGQFDIIRNSVLSITEDRRLQALLIAFSFGAFLEGAAGFGAPVAISAALLAGLGFNPLYAAGICLIANTAPVAFGAIGIPIIAVAGPTGESAMEISKMVGRQLPFISVFIPLYLVIVMAGFKRAVEIMPAILVSGISFALTQYVSSNFIGPELPDILSALVSLIALTVFLKFWKPKTIYRFKSEAETAAASEALKINDPPAGYTRGQVLKAWSPFLILTLFISLWGIPAVKLALTGHYEGENVFLKAINSIGHLLTFSPEVPLLHNKIIGGSGDPIPAFYKLEVLGAAGTAILLAAIVTKFVVNISWKSWAKTFGETFGELKMPILTIGSVVGFAYITNASGMSTTLGMTLAHTGDLFPFFSPFLGWLGVFITGSDTSANLLFGNLQKVTATSIGMDPILAIAANSSGGVTGKMISPQSIAVACAAVGLAGKESHLFRFTIKHSLFLLLIVGLITWLQHNFLQWMIP
- a CDS encoding FadR/GntR family transcriptional regulator — translated: MNYKQIKPKKIYEEVAEAILESIKEGAIKPGERLNSVQQLSEDFNVGRSAIREALSALRAMGMIEMKQGEGTYVKKFDPNAIGGSLFSAVLMDREAIAHLLEVRKILEAGIAASAARNRTDEDLNKLKEILLEMKGTIGNEELGEKSDFDFHMAIAQSSRNPMLMGLMNNVSEMMLNTMRETRRIWLYSKQTTSKRLYQEHVKIFEAISDKDEALAQDLMMSHLVKVEEVLMKYLKR
- a CDS encoding CdaR family transcriptional regulator, producing the protein MLLPALAAKIVEEVKKVIEEDVIVVTPEGTIIASTDDSRVGDFHEGAQIASVEKRKVIISKKDEQTLAGVKAGINLPVFFQGEVAGVIGITGIPEEISPFGEVIRKMTELLVNESYYTEQLNWEARTREAFVFDWIQLKEWTSAFTNRARLLNIDLTIQRLAAIAAIPDEGLYYKGISSVIQTWQNSHPEDLLVQWGNNRIVMIFHSGDTAYTKGRIRSFHQFLEEEFRTHVLIGAGKSVRPSRLSDSYLQAERALQSHSPNDARIVFDEDLTIEMLLNEISLKTKEEYIERTISPLLTEGDLFTTLSVLFEKNHSLKKTAEALPIHINTLHYRIKKIEELTGLNPSRLNDALILYLAVMLMDKQPK